Proteins co-encoded in one Cytobacillus sp. NJ13 genomic window:
- a CDS encoding IS3 family transposase (programmed frameshift), whose amino-acid sequence MGKTGRTYQKYTEDFKIRAVNLYKEGNKSYRTVSEELGLRSPTQLKKWVMKFNQGESFEDLRGRAGGNTDSNPLKGRPRTNFKSIQEERDYYKAQVEYLKKRLSKSTRGGIIPKAERFEIINELSGIYPIAWLAEIAQVSRSGYYKWLKTTSLREDRQTKEYLIKSHIMAIHHTYPFYGYPRMKIALKDEGFHINHKKVYRLMTDMNIRAEIRKKRNFFGRKPSVIYSNLLNRNFKALKPDEKYVTDITYIQVGDSFYYLSVILDLYNNEVLAWNISKRNDLELVLNTIDLLTQKRNVYGAILHSDQGFQYTSNQYHKKLKKIGIQGSHSRKGNCLDNACIESFFSHLKTEKLYRSQFKTEKELIQILEEYMYLYNYKRFQKKLNQCAPVEYRLTLAA is encoded by the exons ATGGGGAAAACAGGAAGAACGTATCAAAAATATACAGAAGATTTTAAAATAAGAGCAGTAAACCTATACAAAGAAGGAAACAAAAGTTACCGAACAGTATCGGAAGAGCTAGGTCTTCGAAGTCCAACCCAATTAAAGAAATGGGTTATGAAATTTAATCAGGGAGAGTCCTTTGAAGATTTAAGGGGACGTGCAGGCGGTAACACAGACAGTAATCCACTTAAAGGGCGCCCCAGAACGAACTTTAAAAGTATCCAAGAGGAAAGGGATTATTATAAAGCTCAGGTTGAATACCTAAAAAAGCGGT TATCCAAATCTACACGAGGAGGGATCATCCCAAAAGCAGAACGATTCGAAATCATAAACGAACTAAGTGGTATTTACCCTATCGCTTGGTTAGCTGAGATTGCGCAAGTCTCAAGATCAGGTTATTATAAGTGGCTTAAAACGACCTCCCTTAGGGAGGACAGGCAGACCAAAGAATATCTAATAAAATCACATATTATGGCTATTCATCATACATACCCTTTTTATGGTTACCCTCGTATGAAAATAGCTCTTAAAGACGAAGGATTTCATATTAATCATAAGAAGGTATATCGATTAATGACTGATATGAATATTCGAGCTGAAATTAGGAAGAAGCGAAACTTCTTCGGAAGGAAGCCTTCCGTTATTTACTCAAACTTATTAAACCGTAACTTTAAGGCTCTAAAACCAGATGAGAAATACGTAACAGACATTACGTATATTCAAGTTGGAGATTCATTTTATTACCTTTCCGTTATACTCGATCTTTATAACAATGAGGTTTTAGCCTGGAATATTTCAAAGAGAAATGACTTAGAATTGGTCCTTAATACAATCGATCTATTAACACAAAAAAGAAACGTGTATGGTGCGATCCTGCATTCAGATCAAGGCTTCCAATACACGTCTAATCAATACCACAAAAAGTTAAAGAAAATAGGCATTCAAGGCAGCCATTCTCGCAAAGGAAACTGCCTCGATAATGCCTGTATTGAGTCTTTCTTCTCTCATCTAAAGACAGAGAAGCTATATCGATCACAGTTTAAAACAGAAAAAGAATTAATTCAAATACTTGAAGAATACATGTATCTCTATAACTATAAAAGATTCCAGAAAAAACTAAACCAGTGTGCTCCGGTTGAATACCGACTCACACTGGCTGCTTAG
- a CDS encoding AbrB family transcriptional regulator — MNKNLLITFFTAVLGAVLFSLLHIPVAFLLGALTAVMIGSRLSRIPFYWPAGFRDGGIILVGYSIGLSFTQEAVLLILQKLPFILLVTVCMVLFSAISAFLIAKLMGIDYPTVLIGSIPGGLSQMILLAEEVKGIDITVVTFMQVARLTMIIFIVPVLVFGPWLNVSSGPGFEAAEPLWRDLFPDIFLFVFVSAAGIILSKRLRLPTPYLLGPIMGTAALVISGINGPELPPAVLDLSQLLIGAHIGMMMKPEKLANKLKTISLAALSGLLLITGSVLLSFMIMHFFHLSPATSFLSLAPGGMDQMAIMAHETGADLAIVTGYQLFRLFFIFFVVPPFLKWIFLKYEKLASSS; from the coding sequence GTGAATAAGAATTTATTAATCACATTTTTTACTGCTGTATTGGGTGCAGTATTATTTTCTTTGCTGCATATTCCGGTCGCCTTTTTGCTTGGTGCATTGACTGCCGTTATGATTGGAAGCAGGCTCAGCAGGATTCCGTTTTATTGGCCTGCCGGATTTCGCGATGGCGGGATTATCCTCGTCGGATACAGCATCGGCCTTTCTTTTACACAGGAAGCGGTCCTGCTTATCCTTCAGAAGCTCCCTTTTATTTTGCTCGTTACCGTTTGCATGGTTCTCTTTAGCGCCATATCTGCATTTCTCATTGCGAAATTAATGGGCATCGACTATCCGACAGTTTTGATCGGCAGTATTCCCGGAGGTCTGTCACAAATGATTCTTCTGGCAGAGGAAGTCAAAGGAATCGATATCACGGTTGTTACCTTTATGCAGGTCGCACGGCTGACGATGATTATCTTCATCGTCCCTGTACTAGTATTCGGACCTTGGCTGAATGTATCTAGTGGTCCAGGTTTTGAAGCTGCAGAACCTCTATGGAGAGATTTATTCCCTGATATTTTCCTGTTTGTCTTCGTTTCAGCCGCTGGCATTATCCTAAGCAAACGCCTGAGGCTCCCTACGCCGTACTTGCTCGGTCCGATTATGGGAACCGCGGCTCTTGTCATTTCCGGTATAAATGGACCTGAACTCCCGCCAGCTGTTTTGGATTTATCACAGCTATTAATCGGGGCCCACATCGGCATGATGATGAAGCCGGAAAAGCTGGCCAATAAACTCAAAACCATTTCATTGGCTGCCTTAAGCGGCCTGCTGCTCATTACGGGTTCGGTGCTGCTTAGTTTTATGATTATGCACTTTTTTCACCTTTCACCTGCCACCAGCTTTTTGAGCCTGGCACCCGGAGGAATGGATCAAATGGCCATAATGGCCCATGAAACCGGCGCCGACTTAGCCATAGTAACAGGCTATCAGCTATTTCGGCTGTTTTTTATCTTCTTTGTAGTACCTCCATTTTTAAAATGGATTTTTTTAAAGTATGAGAAATTGGCATCCTCAAGCTAA